Below is a genomic region from Streptomyces roseoviridis.
CGCCCAGAAGGGCATGCACTGGATGCGGCTGACCGTCGAGGGCACCGCCGGCCACGGCTCCATGACCAACGACGACAACGCCATCACCGAACTGTGCGAGGCGGTCGGCCGGCTCGGCCGCCACACCTGGCCGGTGCGCGTCACCAAGACCGTGCGGTCCTTCCTCGACGAGCTCTCCGACGCCCTCGGCACCCCCCTCGACCCCGAGGACATGGACGCCACGCTCGCCAAGCTCGGCGGCATCGCCAAGATGATCGGCGCCACCCTGCGCAACTCCGCCGCCCCCACCATGCTCGGCGCCGGCTACAAGGTGAACGTCATCCCCGGCCAGGCCACCGCGCACGTCGACGGCCGCTTCCTGCCCGGTTACGAGGAGGAGTTCCTGGCCGACCTCGACCGCATCCTCGGCCCCCGCGTCAAGCGCGAGGACGTGCACGGCGACAAGGCCCTGGAGACCAGCTTCGACGGCGACCTGGTCGACGCCATGCAGCTGGCCCTGCGTGCCGAGGACCCGATCGCCCGGGCCGTGCCGTACATGCTCTCCGGCGGCACCGACGCGAAGTCCTTCGACGACCTCGGCATCCGCTGCTTCGGCTTCGCCCCGCTCCAGCTGCCGCCGGAGCTCGACTTCGCCGGCATGTTCCACGGGGTCGACGAGCGGGTGCCGGTGGACGGCCTGAAGTTCGGTGTGCGGGTCCTCGACCGGTTCATCGACGCCTCCTGACGGTCACCGTGCGTGCGGGAAATCGCTCGCGCGTGCAGTCCTGCCCGGAACGGGTGAATGCCCGAGGAGCCTCGTAGCCACCCCGGTTCCCCCTCGTTACAGGTGTTGCGGTCCGCGGCTGGGACCGCATTGCCTACAAGGAGGAATAATGATCAAGAAGGTCGTCGCTGCTGCGGCTGCCACCGGCGGTCTCGTTCTCGCGGGTGCGGGCATGGCCGTTGCCGACGCGGGTGCCCAGGGTGCGGCCATCGGTTCCCCCGGTGTCCTCTCGGGCAACGTCGTCCAGGTGCCGGTCCACGTTCCCGTGAACGTGTGCGGGAACACGGT
It encodes:
- a CDS encoding M20/M25/M40 family metallo-hydrolase — translated: MSESNTGRGVTGEDEVVDLCRDLIRIDTSNYGDHSGPGERAAAEYVAEKLAEVGLEPKIIESHKGRASTVARIEGEDPSRPALLIHGHTDVVPANAEDWTHHPFSGEIADGCVWGRGAVDMKDMDAMTLAVVRDRLRSGRKPPRDIVLAFLADEEAGGTYGARHLVDKHRDLFDGVTEAIGEVGGFSFTVNENLRLYLVETAQKGMHWMRLTVEGTAGHGSMTNDDNAITELCEAVGRLGRHTWPVRVTKTVRSFLDELSDALGTPLDPEDMDATLAKLGGIAKMIGATLRNSAAPTMLGAGYKVNVIPGQATAHVDGRFLPGYEEEFLADLDRILGPRVKREDVHGDKALETSFDGDLVDAMQLALRAEDPIARAVPYMLSGGTDAKSFDDLGIRCFGFAPLQLPPELDFAGMFHGVDERVPVDGLKFGVRVLDRFIDAS
- the chpH gene encoding chaplin ChpH, which codes for MIKKVVAAAAATGGLVLAGAGMAVADAGAQGAAIGSPGVLSGNVVQVPVHVPVNVCGNTVTIIGLLNPTFGNTCINA